The Streptomyces nitrosporeus genome includes a window with the following:
- a CDS encoding trypsin-like serine protease, producing MAVTVLAVLGTGLTATGSQAAEPEGQLTAAQQRPAAPSEAELRERLAAAKAADQKNLLPSEYADGDRPTPAPMVIGGTETSISAAPWMAQLWYYDNKGTDNESDDLGFFCGGVVIAPTKIATAAHCVDGYDWANSGLVVTGTSSTNSGNGETVTTPYRQWSHPLYRDNQGAADNDIAVLTLFDAVPAKPLPVASSTDTALYTAGTKGKVYGWGRTSSTNDDIATTLRSATVPIVSDATCADSYGGYFVKGHMVCAGTTGATDAETVGSCNGDSGGPLVVGGKLAGIVSWGIEDCVGEDAYSVFSKVSTYTAAVNARAYDTNLNWDHRADLLARKSGTLNQFISTGTGMTKATFGTGWDGVDVLLQTDLNRDDYQDLLIRGDDGNLYWQWYDPSVQDWQVKQLATGWGSRTQILAPGDLTGDGHPDVLSTDSAGGFWLYPGKGNGTFAARSKIGGGGLNYDMVRGSGDFNNDGKADIIARGVNDKLYLFPGTGNASAPFGTKVHVRTWDVATALVTTGDFTGDGHADVIVRVKGGELYLYPGTGKPGSAIFGTRKLLGTGGDNYNLFG from the coding sequence GTGGCCGTCACCGTCCTCGCCGTCCTCGGCACGGGCCTGACCGCGACCGGTTCCCAGGCCGCCGAGCCCGAAGGGCAGTTGACGGCCGCGCAGCAGCGGCCGGCCGCGCCGTCGGAGGCCGAGCTCCGCGAGCGTTTGGCCGCCGCGAAAGCCGCGGACCAGAAGAACCTGCTGCCGTCGGAGTACGCCGACGGCGACCGCCCCACTCCGGCGCCCATGGTCATCGGCGGAACCGAGACGTCCATCTCCGCCGCCCCGTGGATGGCGCAGCTCTGGTACTACGACAACAAGGGCACCGACAACGAGTCCGACGACCTCGGGTTCTTCTGCGGCGGCGTGGTCATCGCGCCCACGAAGATCGCCACGGCCGCCCACTGCGTCGACGGCTACGACTGGGCGAACTCCGGTCTCGTCGTCACCGGGACGAGCTCCACCAACTCGGGCAACGGCGAGACGGTGACGACCCCGTACCGCCAGTGGAGCCACCCGCTCTACAGGGACAACCAGGGCGCCGCCGACAACGACATCGCCGTGCTCACCCTGTTCGACGCCGTCCCGGCCAAGCCGCTGCCCGTGGCGTCGAGCACGGACACCGCGCTCTACACCGCCGGGACCAAGGGGAAGGTCTACGGCTGGGGCCGGACGTCCTCGACGAACGACGACATCGCCACGACCCTGCGCTCGGCGACCGTACCGATCGTCTCGGACGCCACGTGCGCCGACTCGTACGGCGGTTACTTCGTCAAGGGCCACATGGTCTGCGCCGGGACGACGGGCGCCACCGACGCGGAGACCGTGGGGTCCTGCAACGGCGACTCCGGCGGTCCGCTGGTGGTCGGCGGCAAGCTGGCCGGCATCGTCTCCTGGGGCATCGAGGACTGCGTCGGCGAGGACGCCTACAGCGTCTTCAGCAAGGTGAGCACCTACACCGCGGCCGTCAACGCCCGTGCGTACGACACCAACCTGAACTGGGACCACCGCGCGGACCTGCTGGCCCGCAAGTCGGGGACCCTGAACCAGTTCATCTCCACCGGCACCGGGATGACGAAGGCCACCTTCGGCACCGGCTGGGACGGCGTCGACGTCCTGCTCCAGACGGACCTCAACCGGGACGACTACCAGGACCTCCTGATCCGGGGCGACGACGGCAACCTGTACTGGCAGTGGTACGACCCCTCGGTCCAGGACTGGCAGGTCAAGCAGCTCGCCACCGGCTGGGGCAGCCGTACGCAGATCCTCGCGCCCGGCGACCTGACCGGCGACGGCCACCCGGACGTGCTGTCCACCGACTCGGCCGGCGGCTTCTGGCTGTACCCGGGCAAGGGCAACGGCACCTTCGCCGCCCGCAGCAAGATCGGCGGCGGCGGCCTGAACTACGACATGGTGCGCGGCAGCGGCGACTTCAACAACGACGGCAAGGCCGACATCATCGCCCGCGGCGTCAACGACAAGCTGTACCTGTTCCCCGGTACCGGCAACGCCTCCGCGCCGTTCGGCACCAAGGTCCACGTCCGCACCTGGGACGTGGCCACCGCGCTGGTCACCACCGGCGACTTCACCGGCGACGGCCACGCGGACGTCATCGTCCGGGTGAAGGGCGGGGAGCTGTACCTCTACCCCGGCACCGGCAAGCCGGGCAGCGCCATCTTCGGCACCCGCAAGCTGCTGGGCACCGGCGGGGACAACTACAACCTCTTCGGCTGA
- a CDS encoding LCP family protein, with protein sequence MSEQNRGTGRIRGTGRRRKPSRGRRLRTAALVTAATAVLAGGAGLGYAYVALDGNIEAVDIDAALGADRPDDADNGSEDVLVLGSDSRSGANSAYGTDEGSARADTAMVVHIGEGHTSAQVVSIPRDTLVDRPSCTSDTTGEEVAGRRLAMFNTAYEVGGPACAVKTVEAMSGIRMDHYVEVDFTGFEEIVDELGGVEITTTRTIDDAGSRLHLEPGTHTLTGEQSLGLVRTRKSVGDGSDLGRIQLQQAFVRALMERTKSIGLFSGPKTLLSLAGTATKALTTDSGLGSVKKLAGFAKGLSGLGAEDVEMITLPVEYDPADPNRVLPQEKATARVWAALAHDEPVPASATARSAGDKGEAAEVVR encoded by the coding sequence ATGAGCGAGCAGAACAGGGGAACCGGCCGGATACGCGGCACCGGCCGACGCCGGAAGCCCTCCCGGGGCAGGCGTCTGAGGACCGCCGCCCTGGTGACCGCCGCGACCGCCGTCCTCGCCGGCGGAGCCGGCCTCGGATACGCCTACGTCGCCCTCGACGGCAACATCGAGGCCGTCGACATCGACGCCGCGCTCGGCGCAGACCGCCCCGACGACGCGGACAACGGCTCCGAGGACGTCCTGGTGCTGGGCTCGGACTCCCGCTCCGGCGCCAACTCCGCCTACGGCACCGACGAGGGCTCCGCGCGCGCCGACACCGCGATGGTCGTCCACATCGGCGAGGGCCACACCTCGGCCCAGGTGGTCTCCATCCCCCGGGACACCCTCGTCGACCGGCCCTCCTGCACCAGCGACACCACCGGCGAGGAGGTCGCGGGCCGGCGGCTCGCCATGTTCAACACGGCCTACGAGGTCGGCGGCCCCGCCTGCGCGGTGAAGACCGTCGAGGCGATGTCCGGTATCCGCATGGACCACTACGTCGAGGTCGACTTCACCGGCTTCGAGGAGATCGTCGACGAACTCGGCGGCGTCGAGATCACCACCACCCGGACCATCGACGACGCCGGCAGCCGTCTCCACCTGGAGCCCGGCACCCACACCCTCACCGGGGAGCAGTCGCTGGGGCTGGTGCGCACCCGCAAGAGCGTCGGCGACGGCAGCGACCTGGGGCGCATCCAGCTCCAGCAGGCATTCGTCAGGGCGCTGATGGAGCGGACGAAGAGCATCGGGCTGTTCTCCGGCCCGAAGACCCTCCTGAGCCTCGCCGGCACCGCGACGAAGGCCCTCACCACCGACTCGGGACTGGGCTCCGTCAAGAAGCTCGCCGGTTTCGCGAAGGGCCTGTCGGGCCTCGGCGCCGAGGACGTGGAGATGATCACCCTGCCCGTGGAGTACGACCCGGCCGACCCCAACCGCGTACTCCCGCAGGAGAAGGCCACCGCGCGGGTGTGGGCGGCCCTCGCCCACGACGAACCCGTCCCCGCCTCCGCCACCGCGCGGTCGGCGGGCGACAAGGGCGAGGCCGCGGAGGTCGTCCGCTGA